From the Osmerus eperlanus chromosome 21, fOsmEpe2.1, whole genome shotgun sequence genome, one window contains:
- the filip1l gene encoding filamin A-interacting protein 1-like isoform X3, with the protein MVVDEQQRLTEQLTQQTTKVQELTTTTSQAQEEVSSANVRLQEEENKVFRLESELRDQASRHHQEQEAMTAKLTNEDAQSRQLRQKLSTLSRQLDELEETNKTLRRSEDELQELRDKISRGECGNSSLMSEVEELQKRVLEMEGKDEELIRMEDQCRDLNKKLEKESSQSRSLKAEVDKLNQRIMDLEKLEDTFGKSKQECCSLKCNLDKEKTVSKLLSSELDALKVKVKELESVESQLEKTELTLKEDLTKLKTLTVMLVDERKTMTEKLKQMEDKVHNSTGKLQAEQDKVTTVTEKLIEESKKALRSKADLEERMCSATKDRDELQAQLKAEEEKSNDLQSKVSMMKKRLQSLEAVEREFLRSKAKEEQIKAPTANRFQQEDNKVKDLTQEVERLRRKLKDMKVVEDDLLKTEDEFESLEKRYSNEHERAKSLLEELEISRNELSKYQLAEKKESNQEHVLYKRLKEEEAKSSHLTREVAALKEKIHEYMGTEESICHMKNDHSTLQRKLTQQEVRNKELAREMETLTRELERYRRFSKSLRPGMNGRRFSDLHMSTKEVQTDPADHLPANSKSVAPLERAVVNGKLYEESDPEEDPNYNHELPLTKCNPSLINNVNNLNNNMRRARVPLLKSKESPQLVNGKVQPRLNGNHVQQDLVLTHSPGQPLHIKVTPDHGHNTAMLEITSPTTENTQSFTSTAVIPTSGGPPKPRITIIQNASISPTAKSKGSSSSSEGICTPDRAVSPFTMATYSRAMTPDSSGSVTPDRAMSPIQIVSVTTGTPDRSLSTEPVEVVGGHAVFRVTPERQSSWQVQRSNSTGPKVITTEDNKIHIHLGSPFIQSINSPSQPVSPCYTPGQEPRTPLSNGTPTKSNSKITSSITIKPTSNPIQRPSHITIPIEAFRRPGPTRIPKPKGYSMPKGTNSVVNPGQGKGQPLPLATGKDQHTSPANNLNMINRPTKI; encoded by the exons ATGGTTGTGGATGAGCAGCAGCGTCTTACAGAACAACTGACTCAACAGACAACTAAGGTCCAGGAGCTAACCACCACAACTTCCCAAGCTCAGGAAGAGGTGAGCTCTGCTAATGTCagactgcaggaggaggagaacaaagTATTCCGCTTAGAGTCAGAGCTACGCGACCAAGCCAGTCGCCACCACCAGGAACAGGAAGCCATGACTGCCAAACTGACCAATGAGGATGCTCAGAGCCGGCAGCTCCGACAGAAGCTGTCCACACTCAGCAGGCAGCTGGACGAGTTAGAGGAGACCAACAAGACTCTGCGAAGGTCTGAGGATGAGCTCCAGGAGCTAAGGGACAAAATCAGTCGTGGGGAGTGCGGCAACTCCAGCCTCATGTCAGAAGTGGAGGAGTTACAGAAAAGGgtcctggagatggaggggaaggatGAGGAGTTGATCAGGATGGAGGATCAGTGCAGAGACCTCAACAAGAAACTGGAGAAGGAAAGCAGTCAGAGTAGAAGCCTAAAAGCAGAGGTGGACAAGCTCAACCAGAGGATTATGGATCTGGAAAAACTAGAGGACACATTTGGCAAAAGCAAACAAGAGTGTTGTTCGCTGAAGTGTAATCTGGATAAGGAAAAGACCGTGTCCAAGCTTCTGTCCAGTGAGCTTGACGCCCTGAAAGTGAAAGTCAAAGAACTGGAGTCTGTTGAGAGTCAGCTGGAGAAGACAGAACTTACCCTGAAGGAAGATCTCACCAAGCTGAAGACACTGACTGTTATGCTTGTGGATGAGAGAAAGACCATGACTGAGAAGCTCAAACAGATGGAGGATAAGGTCCACAACAGCACAGGCAAACTGCAAGCCGAGCAGGACAAAGTTACCACCGTCACAGAAAAACTAATTGAAGAGAGCAAGAAAGCACTGAGGTCAAAGGCTGATCTGGAGGAGAGAATGTGCAGTGCCACCAAGGACAGAGATGAACTCCAGGCTCAACTCAAAGCCGAGGAGGAAAAGAGCAATGATCTGCAGTCCAAAGTCAGCATGATGAAAAAGAGGCTGCAATCACTGGAGGCAGTGGAAAGGGAATTCTTAAGGAGTAAAGCTAAAGAGGAACAAATCAAGGCACCAACTGCCAATCGTTTTCAACAAGAGGACAACAAAGTCAAGGACTTAACACAGGAAGTTGAACGACTGAGACGCAAATTAAAAGACATGAAGGTGGTGGAGGATGACCTGTTGAAGACAGAGGACGAGTTTGAGTCCCTGGAAAAGAGATACTCTAATGAACACGAGAGGGCCAAGTCCTTGTTGGAAGAGTTGGAAATATCCAGGAATGAACTCTCAAAGTACCAACTGGCAGAAAAGAAAGAATCCAACCAAGAGCATGTTCTATACAAGCGTTTGAAAGAAGAGGAAGCGAAATCTAGTCATCTTACCAGAGAAGTGGCAGCCCTAAAAGAGAAGATCCATGAATACATGGGAACAGAGGAATCCATCTGTCACATGAAGAATGATCACTCGACCTTGCAGAGGAAACTCACCCAGCAAGAGGTTCGGAACAAGGAACTAGCTCGAGAGATGGAGACCCTCactagagagctggagagatacAGACGTTTCAGCAAGAGTCTTCGTCCTGGCATGAATGGGCGGCGCTTCTCTGACCTGCATATGTCTACGAAGGAAGTCCAGACTGACCCAGCTGACCATCTGCCAGCCAACTCCAAGAGCGTTGCGCCACTGGAACGTGCTGTGGTGAATGGAAAACTGTACGAGGAGAGTGATCCAGAGGAAGATCCGAATTACAATCACGAACTTCCCCTCACAAAGTGTAACCCGTCCCTCATCAACAATGTCAATAACCTGAACAACAACATGAGAAGAGCCAGAGTCCCTTTACTTAAGAGCAAAGAGAGCCCCCAACTGGTCAATGGCAAAGTGCAACCCAGACTGAATGGAAACCATGTTCAGCAAGATTTGGTTTTGACACACAGTCCTGGGCAGCCATTGCACATCAAGGTGACTCCAGATCATGGCCACAACACAGCCATGCTTGAGATAACCAGTCCCACTACAGAAAACACCCAATCATTCACCAGCACTGCAGTCATACCCACAAGTGGAGGTCCGCCTAAACCGAGAATCACCATCATACAGAATGCATCCATTTCTCCAACAGCAAAATCTAAAGGTTCGTCGTCATCATCTGAGGGCATCTGCACTCCGGACAGGGCTGTGTCACCTTTCACTATGGCTACCTATTCAAGGGCCATGACCCCAGACTCTTCTGGTTCTGTGACTCCGGACCGAGCGATGTCACCCATCCAGATCGTGTCCGTCACTACCGGCACCCCTGACCGATCCTTGTCAACTGAGCCGGTAGAGGTCGTTGGGGGTCATGCCGTGTTTCGGGTGACACCTGAGAGGCAGAGCAGCTGGCAGGTTCAGAGGTCAAACAGCACGGGCCCAAAGGTCATCACAACAGAAGACAACAAAATTCACATACATTTAGGAAGCCCCTTCATTCAGAGTATTAACAGTCCATCCCAGCCTGTCAGTCCTTGCTATACACCTGGGCAGGAGCCAAGAACTCCACTGTCCAATGGTACACCTACAAAAAGCAACAGCAAAATCACAAGTAGTATCACTATAAAACCCACCTCCAACCCAATCCAAAGACCTTCACATATTACA aTACCTATAGAAGCATTCCGACGTCCAGGCCCAACAAGGATCCCTAAACCCAAAGGCTACAGCATGCCTAAAGGGACAAACAGTGTGGTAAATCCAGGCCAGGGCAAAGGTCAGCCTCTTCCTCTAGCCACAGGGAAAGACCAACACACAAGTCCAGCAAACAACCTCAATATGATCAACCGCCCCACAAAAATATGA
- the LOC134007877 gene encoding uncharacterized protein LOC134007877, which yields MAAICQPRRALMEICPPQPKIAARIRRSYMEILSSRLDPLSATSRSRNLNISSRRGQSLDTTLIRPLSLHDDHSDKMEDNQTVLSKQQLVQHIKSLITKQSQRQHVQTPTSDLKLLQEDLHLKKANVYRSIPYSRLESNRDAHCYRKAFPHLVAFKVSCQEGGRALLQREDWDSVLEHALVAWRYTSELPQWDTSSHNTVREQCFSVLAAHCLTSLQHQPPLLSRATELLRRFKMAQVHSSIIVPCIQELQRILRQAQESATNH from the exons ATGGCAGCCATATGTCAGCCCAGACGTGCCTTGATGGAAATTTGTCCTCCACAGCCCAAAATTGCAG CCAGGATACGAAGGTCCTATATGGAGATTCTGAGTTCCCGATTGGACCCGTTGTCTGCCACCAGCAGAAGCAGGAATCTGAACATCAGTTCTAGGCGTGGGCAGTCGT TAGATACAACCCTCATCAGACCACTCAGTCTCCATGATGACCACAGTGACAAGATGGAGGACAATCAGACTGTTCTCTCAAAGCAGCAGCTGGTGCAGCACATCAAATCCCTTATCACTAAACAG TCACAGAGACAGCACGTCCAGACACCAACCTCAGACTTGAAACTCTTACAAGAGGACCTTCACCTAAAGAAGGCCAACGTCTACAGGTCTATACCGTACTCACGGCTGGAGTCAAACAGAGATGCACACTGCTACAGAAAGGCCTTCCCACACTTGGTGGCATTTAAA GTTTCATgccaggaaggaggaagagcacTGCTGCAGAGGGAGGACTGGGACTCGGTCCTGGAGCATGCCCTAGTGGCATGGCGGTACACGAGCGAGTTGCCCCAGTGGGACACCAGCAGCCACAACACAGTGAGGGAGCAGTGTTTCAGCGTGTTGGCTGCACACTGCCTCACTTCTCTCCAGCACCAGCCACCTCTGCTGAGCAGAGCCACAGAGCTCCTTAGACG GTTTAAGATGGCACAAGTGCACAGCTCGATAATTGTGCCCTGCATTCAGGAGTTGCAGAGGATCCTAAGGCAAGCTCAGGAATCTGCCACAAACCATTGA